In Bacteroidales bacterium, the following proteins share a genomic window:
- a CDS encoding purine-nucleoside phosphorylase translates to MMEKIKKTAAYLKKELVLSPEVGIILGSGLGGLVKQIGFSRNFKYEDIPNFPVSTVEGHSGKLIIGKLGGKNVVAMQGRFHYYEGYGMDKVVFPIRVMKLLGIHTLIVSNAAGGLNPEFKVGDLMIIKDHINFFPQNPLHGKNYDELGPRFPDMSKTYNPELRKRAKKIAAENNIEVKEGVYIGSSGPTLETPAEYKFFRTIGADATGMSTIPEVIVAHHMGIKCFGMSVITNLSKPEDTEKDTTHDEVQNIAGIVEPKMTLIIKELIDQL, encoded by the coding sequence ATAATGGAAAAAATAAAAAAAACTGCCGCTTATCTAAAAAAAGAACTTGTTCTAAGTCCTGAGGTTGGCATAATATTAGGAAGTGGACTGGGTGGATTGGTTAAACAAATTGGATTTAGCAGAAATTTTAAATACGAAGATATTCCCAACTTTCCTGTATCAACTGTTGAAGGTCATTCAGGGAAATTAATAATAGGAAAACTGGGAGGTAAGAATGTTGTTGCAATGCAAGGACGTTTCCATTATTATGAAGGATATGGAATGGATAAAGTTGTTTTTCCAATTAGAGTAATGAAACTTTTAGGGATTCATACTCTGATTGTTTCTAATGCTGCCGGAGGATTAAATCCTGAATTTAAAGTTGGTGATTTAATGATAATTAAAGACCATATTAATTTTTTCCCACAAAATCCTTTACATGGGAAAAATTATGATGAATTAGGACCTCGATTTCCGGATATGAGCAAAACTTATAATCCCGAATTAAGAAAAAGGGCAAAAAAAATTGCTGCCGAAAATAATATTGAAGTTAAAGAGGGTGTTTATATAGGAAGCTCAGGTCCAACATTAGAAACTCCTGCTGAATATAAATTTTTCAGGACAATTGGTGCAGATGCCACAGGTATGTCAACTATTCCTGAAGTTATTGTTGCACATCATATGGGTATTAAATGTTTTGGAATGTCGGTTATTACAAATCTAAGCAAGCCCGAAGACACCGAAAAAGATACTACTCATGACGAAGTTCAAAATATTGCAGGTATTGTTGAACCAAAAATGACACTAATTATTAAAGAATTAATAGACCAACTTTAG